From the genome of Desulfovibrio sp. JY:
GTTTCGCGGTCGGGACATGTCACTGGTCACATGGCGGCGAGGCGGACGCATCCCCGTCTTTGCCGCTTTTTTTAAATTCCTCGGTGTAGGCGGTCAGGATGGCGCGTATCATGGTGCCGAACCTGGGTTTGAGTTCCTCACACCGCGTGGAGTTGTGCATTTCTATGCCCTTTCTTTCACTTCGGATAAGCCCCGCCTCGCGCAGGACCCGGAAATGCTGGGAGAGCGTGGACTTGGGCACAACGCGATTTGGCAGCCG
Proteins encoded in this window:
- a CDS encoding helix-turn-helix domain-containing protein gives rise to the protein MKPLYHPAIEDVTVEGILHALSDPIRVQILKEIMQSTAPKTCSDFLRLPNRVVPKSTLSQHFRVLREAGLIRSERKGIEMHNSTRCEELKPRFGTMIRAILTAYTEEFKKSGKDGDASASPPCDQ